A single Acropora palmata chromosome 5, jaAcrPala1.3, whole genome shotgun sequence DNA region contains:
- the LOC141881956 gene encoding uncharacterized protein LOC141881956 produces the protein MKWSGEHDVILGREIMLFELWKYKAGSRERGQCLDRIAESLNNLERPSFSVSQTSVRDRLKVLEQDSKKKERSEKNASEISPERTEVDQIMEDYLEQKEDQERQSEKALEESRDKVAKDKATAEDMRNKATERLLETKKRPGSDLPKKKRKHNGNETLEYLREASDRECELKKQELDFKMQQEKSVAAQQTLMLQLIIYIEKFLYSDWQRACQY, from the coding sequence ATGAAATGGAGTGGAGAGCATGATGTAATACTAGGTAGGGAAATTATGTTGTTCGAATTATGGAAGTACAAGGCAGGGAGCCGTGAAAGGGGCCAGTGCCTAGATAGAATTGCTGAGAGTCTAAATAATTTAGAAAGGCCATCCTTTAGTGTGTCTCAAACGTCAGTGAGAGACAGGCTTAAGGTATTAGAGCAAGATTctaaaaagaaggaaagatcTGAGAAAAATGCTTCTGAGATTTCTCCAGAAAGGACAGAAGTGGATCAAATAATGGAAGACTACTTGGAACAGAAGGAAGATCAGGAGAGGCAGTCAGAGAAGGCCTTAGAGGAATCTCGGGATAAGGTGGCAAAGGACAAGGCTACAGCAGAAGACATGAGAAACAAGGCAACGGAACGTCTAttagaaacaaagaaaagaccTGGGTCTGATctgccaaaaaagaaaaggaaacacaaTGGAAATGAAACTCTGGAATATTTGAGAGAGGCATCAGATAGAGAATGTGAATTGAAAAAGCAAGAACttgattttaaaatgcaaCAGGAGAAGAGTGTAGCAGCCCAACAAACCCTTATGCTTCagctaataatatacatagAAAAATTTTTGTATTCTGATTGGCAGAGAGCATGTCAATATTAA